One part of the Capra hircus breed San Clemente chromosome 4, ASM170441v1, whole genome shotgun sequence genome encodes these proteins:
- the FAM71F1 gene encoding protein FAM71F1 has protein sequence MLSSVPHRKTWNKSKKTVKVTRSYPTFPSLNAWEEFRGLFPVDGEPNPGVGLGVEEGLLGQMVHSPEFNLFPESVVFESNFVQVRKGRNWIDIYKACNTMALGVTSSVPCLPLPNILLMASVKWHHGQNQTWNKPSTAPKIILKRILPLKFVELQVSDRLQRVLRLRTVTEKIYYLKLHPDHPETVFHFWIRLIQILQKGLSITTKDPRILVTHCLVPKSSCSPSGDSQLVQKKPQASQPSESLMQLMAKGESEALCQIFADLHQHHLFRYMTQIQPA, from the exons ATGTTGTCATCAGTTCCACATAGAAAGACTTGGAACAAATCGAAGAAGACAGTAAAAGTCACAAGATCCTATCCAACCTTCCCTTCCCTGAATGCCTGGGAAGAATTCAGGGGCCTCTTTCCTGTGGATGGGGAaccaaatcctggagtgggcCTGGGTGTGGAGGAGGGACTGCTCGGCCAGATGGTTCATTCTCCAGAATTCAACCTGTTTCCTGAATCAGTGGTGTTTGAAAGCAACTTTGTCCAG GTCAGAAAGGGCAGGAACTGGATAGACATCTACAAAGCCTGCAACACCATGGCCCTGGGGGTGACCTCCTCCGTGCCCTGCCTGCCTCTTCCCAACATCCTCCTCATGGCCAGTGTCAAATGGCACCACGggcagaaccagacatggaacaaaccATCCACAGCCCCCAAGATCATCCTGAAGAG GATTCTCCCATTGAAGTTTGTGGAGCTCCAGGTCTCTGACCGCCTTCAACGTGTCCTGCGGTTGAGGACAGTCACAGAGAAGATATACTATCTAAAACTCCACCCCGACCACCCTGAGACTGTCTTCCACTTCTGGATCCGGCTCATTCAAATTCTGCAGAagggcctgtccatcaccaccaaaGACCCCAGGATTCTTGTCACTCACTGCCTGGTACCCAAGAGTAGCTGCAGTCCCTCAGGAGACTCACAG TTAGTACAGAAGAAACCCCAAGCTTCCCAGCCCAGCGAGAGCCTCATGCAGCTGATGGCCAAAGGGGAGAGTGAGGCCCTCTGTCAGATCTTTGCTGACTTGCATCAGCACCACCTGTTCAGGTACATGACTCAAATCCAGCCAGCTTGA